Within the Gordonia westfalica genome, the region CTCCCACAAGACGATTCTCGAGAACGTCACCCTGGCCCCGACCAAGGTGCGCAAGAAGCCCAGGGCCGAGGCCGACAAGCGTGCCCTCGAACTACTCGAACGGGTCGGCATCGCCAGCCAGAAGGACAAGTACCCGGCCCAGCTCTCGGGCGGCCAGCAGCAGCGCGTCGCGATCGCCCGGTCACTCGCGATGGACCCCAAGATCATGCTGTTCGACGAGCCGACCTCGGCACTCGACCCGGAGATGGTCAACGAGGTGCTCGACGTGATGGTCGCGCTGGCCAAGGAGGGCATGACGATGCTGGTCGTCACCCACGAGATGGGCTTCGCCCGCAAGGCCGCCGATCGGGTGATCTTCATGGCCGACGGAGCGATCATCGAGGACTCCGACCCCGACACCTTCTTCACCGACCCCGAGACCGACCGGGCGCGCGACTTCCTCGGCAAGATCCTGGGGCACTGAGATGCGGATGAGCCGGAACACACCACGAGCACACCCGCGTCCGTCCCGATGGCGTGGCGCCGGTCTGGTTCTCGCCGTCGGCGCATTGCTGGCCGGCCTGTTGTCGGCCTGCGGCAGCACCGAGCCCCGTAACCTGCTGGACTCGGTCCGCGACGGATCGGTGGTCCTGGGCGTCAAGTTCGACCAGCCCGGACTCGGCCTGTACGAGCCGGACGGCAACGTCACCGGCTTCGACGCATCGGTCGCCACCTACGTCGTCAACCACATCGCCGACGACCTGGGGGTGGCCCACCCGGAGATCACCTGGCGCGAGACCCCGTCGGCCCGTCGTGAGGCGATGATCGACAACGGCGAGGTGGACCTCATCGCCGCGACCTACTCGATCAATGCGAGCCGCTCCAAGAAGGTGTCCTTCGGTGGCCCGTACCTGCAGACCTACCAGGGCCTGATGGTGCGTGCCGACGACAACTCGATCGACGAGCTCACCGACCTGGACAACGGCAAGAAGCTCTGCTCCGTGACCGGCTCCACGTCGGCACAGAACGTGAAGGCCCAGCTCCCGACGGTGCAGCTGCAAGAGTACGACTCCTACTCGGCGTGTGTCGAGGCGCTGCGCCGCGGCAAGGTCGACGCCCTGACCACCGACGAGGCGATCCTCGCCGGCTACGCCAACTTCTGGAAGGACGAGTTCAAGCTCGTCGAGATGACCTACCTCAAAGACGCCTGCGTCAAGGACGCCCTGAAGTCTGCGGGCAGCCCGTTCTCGACCGAGCGCTACGGCATCGGCGTCGCGCTCGGCGACCAGGCGTCCGTGGACGCGATCAACAAGGCCCTCGACACCATGCTGACGCCGGTCGAGGGAGCCGAGTCACCGTGGAACGCCGACCTGCGTGAGGCCCTCGGCGACAAGTACGTCGACGACATCATCGCCCGCGCGGATCGTCCCGGCTCGAAGTTCCCCTACAAACCCGACCCCGGTGACCTCGAGTTCCTCGATTCGCCATCCAAGCCGTGCCCGCCCGGACTCGAGTGAGAGGAGCCTTCGATGAATGACGCCTCTCTGTGGGAGAGCATGGGCCCCCAGCTGTGGCCCGCCTTCTGGGTGACGATCCAGCTCACCTTCTACTCGGCGATCGGTTCCCTGATCTGGGGCACCATCCTCGCCGGGATGCGGGTCTCCCCCGTGCCGGTGATGCGCGCCTTCGCCGGGGTCTACGTGAACGTGGTCCGCAACACCCCGCTGACGCTTGTCGTGCTGTTCTGCGCGATCGGCCTGTACCAGAACCTGGGGCTGACGTTCGCACCGACCATCAAGTCCAACAACTTCTGGCTCGCGGTCCTCGCGTTCATCCTCTACACGTCGACGTTCGTGTGCGAGACGCTCCGGTCCGGCTTCAACACGGTGCCCCTCGGACAGGCCGAGGCGGCCCGCTCCCTGGGACTGTCGTTCACCCAGGTCTTCGGGATCATCGTGTTGCCGCAGGCCATCCGGTCGGTCATCGGCCCGCTGGGCAGCGTGCTGATCGCGCTCACCAAGAACACGACGGTGGCCTCGGTCATCGGTGTCGCGGAGGCCGCGGCCCTGATGAAGACCGAGATCGAGACCTTCTCTGACCAGCTGTTCGTGATCTTCGGCGTGATCGCCGTGGGCTTCATGATCATAACCCTCACCGAGGGCGCCGTCTTCGGCTACCTCGCCAAGCGACTGGCGGTGAAACGATGAGCGCCGAATCCACCGTTCTCTACGACGCACCCGGACCCCGGGCACGGGCACGAAACCGCGTGACGGCGATCGTGTTCGTCGCGATCCTCGCCGCGATCGCGATCTACGTGATCTCCGTACTCGCCGCCAACGAGCAGTTCACCGGCGAGAAGTGGAGCCCGTTCGTCACCTGGTCCACCTGGACCGGCTACATCCTGCCGGGTCTGTGGCGCACCCTCTCGGCCGCCGCCGTGTCGATCGTCTTCTCGCTGATCCTCGGTGCGGTCCTCGGCATCGGCCGGCTGTCCGACCACCGTTGGGTACGTGCGGTGTCGGGCCTGTTCGTCGAGGTCTTCCGGGCGATCCCGGTGCTCATCCTGATGGTGTTCACCTGGTTCCTGTTCGCCATCTACGGGATTTTCCCGTCGTCGATGCTGGCGTTCGCCGCCGTCGTCACCGGCCTGACCCTCTACAACGGGTCGGTGATGGCCGAGATCCTGCGCTCCGGGATCAACTCGCTGCCGAAGGGCCAGACCGAGGCGTCCATGGCGCTGGGTCTGCGGAAGAGCCAGATGATGCGCATCGTGCTGCTCCCCCAGGCGATCACCGCGATGATGCCCGCGCTGATCTCGCAGATGGTGGTGGCCCTCAAGGACAGCGCACTGGGCTACATCATCGGCTACTCGGAGGTCGTCCGCAGCGGCCTGCTGTCGGCGTCGCGCTACGGCAACTACATCCCGGCGCTGATCGTGGTGGCGATCATCATGATCCTCATCAACTTCGGACTGTCGAACCTCGCCACCTACGTCGAGCGACGCCTACGGCAAGGCGGACGCACGTCCACGGCGCCGGCAGATCCGGAGAAGACCGAACTGGCCGCGTCGGAGAACATGCCCTGACGGGGGGAACATGCCCTGACGGGGGGAACATGCCCTGACGGTGCATCGACCATGGCGGGGAGGCCTCAGGCGCCGTCCAAGGCGCGGAGCGCCTCCCCGACCACGTCGAACGCGAGCGACTGCGAATAGCCTCGGCGGACCAGGAATCCGACCAGGCGTCGTAGCGTCTTCTCTCGTTCCGCGCGGTCGGCGGCGACGCGTTCGACGACCGACGGCGTCAGCTTCCGAGCGACGAGTCCCGCGGCGATCTCGCGTTCGTCATCGGGATCGATGTCGGACAGCGCCTCGACGATGATCGATTCGTCGATCCCCTTGGTGCGGAGTTCATGGCGCAGCGCCACCCGCCCCTTTCCCGAGTTCAGGTGACGCGACCGCACCCACTCCGCGGCGAAGTCGGTGTCGTCGAGCAGTCGATGCTTGTCCAGACGCGCCATCACCTCGTCGACGGCGTCGGTGTCGAATCCCTTGCGGGTCAGACGTTCCCGCATCTCCTGCCGCGAACGCGCACGGACCCCGAGCAGGCGTAGCGCGGAATCCCATGCGCTGGGTCCCTTTCGGTCGGGATTGCTGTCCCGACGCTTCTGCGTCTGCTCGGGGTCCGATGCCTTGTTCAATGTCCGCCTTAGAACTCGACCGGCGCGGGGGCTATGTCGTCGGCGTCGACGGTGGCGCCGACGCCGAGCTTCTCCTTGATCTTCTTCTCGATCTCGTCGCGGATGTCGACGTTCTCGAGCAGGAACTTGCGGGCGTTCTCCTTGCCCTGACCGAGCTGATCGCCCTCGTAGGTGAACCACGAGCCGGACTTGCGGATGAAGCCCTCGGCGACACCCATGTCGATCAGCGAGCCCTCCTTGCTGATGCCCTGCCCGTAGAGGATATCGAACTCGGCCTGCTTGAACGGCGGTGCGACCTTGTTCTTGACGACCTTCACGCGGGTGCGGTTACCGACGGCGTCCGTCCCGTCCTTGAGGGTCTCGATGCGCCGGACGTCGAGACGCACCGACGAGTAGAACTTGAGAGCCTTACCGCCCGTGGTGGTCTCGGGCGTACCGAACATGACGCCGATCTTCTCGCGCAGCTGGTTGATGAAGATCGCGGTGGTCTTGGACTGGCTGAGCGCACCGGTCATCTTGCGAAGCGCCTGACTCATCAGGCGGGCCTGCAAGCCGACATGGCTGTCGCCCATCTCGCCCTCGATCTCGGCCTTGGGCACCAGTGCGGCCACCGAGTCGATGACCAGGATGTCCAGAGCGCCCGAACGGATCAGCATGTCGGCGATCTCGAGAGCCTGCTCACCGGTGTCGGGCTGGGACACCAGCAGCGCATCGGTGTCGACACCGAGCTTGGCGGCGTAATCGGGATCGAGCGCGTGCTCGGCGTCGATGAAGGCGGCGATGCCACCCTGGGCCTGGGCATTCGCGACGGCGTGCAGTGCCACCGTGGTCTTACCCGAGGATTCCGGACCGTAGATCTCGACGACGCGGCCGCGGGGCAGACCACCGATACCGAGGGCGACGTCGAGTGCGATCGAGCCGGTCGGGATGACCTCGATCGGCTGCCGGGTCTCCTCGCCCAGGCGCATGACCGAACCCTTGCCGAAGTTCTTGTCGATCT harbors:
- a CDS encoding amino acid ABC transporter ATP-binding protein codes for the protein MIEMRGVQKHFGSLHVLKDIDLEVPAGQVVVVLGPSGSGKSTLCRTINRLEPIDSGEIRVQGQVLPSEGKDLAGLRADVGMVFQSFNLFSHKTILENVTLAPTKVRKKPRAEADKRALELLERVGIASQKDKYPAQLSGGQQQRVAIARSLAMDPKIMLFDEPTSALDPEMVNEVLDVMVALAKEGMTMLVVTHEMGFARKAADRVIFMADGAIIEDSDPDTFFTDPETDRARDFLGKILGH
- a CDS encoding glutamate ABC transporter substrate-binding protein, producing MRMSRNTPRAHPRPSRWRGAGLVLAVGALLAGLLSACGSTEPRNLLDSVRDGSVVLGVKFDQPGLGLYEPDGNVTGFDASVATYVVNHIADDLGVAHPEITWRETPSARREAMIDNGEVDLIAATYSINASRSKKVSFGGPYLQTYQGLMVRADDNSIDELTDLDNGKKLCSVTGSTSAQNVKAQLPTVQLQEYDSYSACVEALRRGKVDALTTDEAILAGYANFWKDEFKLVEMTYLKDACVKDALKSAGSPFSTERYGIGVALGDQASVDAINKALDTMLTPVEGAESPWNADLREALGDKYVDDIIARADRPGSKFPYKPDPGDLEFLDSPSKPCPPGLE
- a CDS encoding amino acid ABC transporter permease, giving the protein MNDASLWESMGPQLWPAFWVTIQLTFYSAIGSLIWGTILAGMRVSPVPVMRAFAGVYVNVVRNTPLTLVVLFCAIGLYQNLGLTFAPTIKSNNFWLAVLAFILYTSTFVCETLRSGFNTVPLGQAEAARSLGLSFTQVFGIIVLPQAIRSVIGPLGSVLIALTKNTTVASVIGVAEAAALMKTEIETFSDQLFVIFGVIAVGFMIITLTEGAVFGYLAKRLAVKR
- a CDS encoding amino acid ABC transporter permease; translated protein: MSAESTVLYDAPGPRARARNRVTAIVFVAILAAIAIYVISVLAANEQFTGEKWSPFVTWSTWTGYILPGLWRTLSAAAVSIVFSLILGAVLGIGRLSDHRWVRAVSGLFVEVFRAIPVLILMVFTWFLFAIYGIFPSSMLAFAAVVTGLTLYNGSVMAEILRSGINSLPKGQTEASMALGLRKSQMMRIVLLPQAITAMMPALISQMVVALKDSALGYIIGYSEVVRSGLLSASRYGNYIPALIVVAIIMILINFGLSNLATYVERRLRQGGRTSTAPADPEKTELAASENMP
- a CDS encoding regulatory protein RecX, with product MNKASDPEQTQKRRDSNPDRKGPSAWDSALRLLGVRARSRQEMRERLTRKGFDTDAVDEVMARLDKHRLLDDTDFAAEWVRSRHLNSGKGRVALRHELRTKGIDESIIVEALSDIDPDDEREIAAGLVARKLTPSVVERVAADRAEREKTLRRLVGFLVRRGYSQSLAFDVVGEALRALDGA
- the recA gene encoding recombinase RecA, with product MASAPQDREKALDLALAQIDKNFGKGSVMRLGEETRQPIEVIPTGSIALDVALGIGGLPRGRVVEIYGPESSGKTTVALHAVANAQAQGGIAAFIDAEHALDPDYAAKLGVDTDALLVSQPDTGEQALEIADMLIRSGALDILVIDSVAALVPKAEIEGEMGDSHVGLQARLMSQALRKMTGALSQSKTTAIFINQLREKIGVMFGTPETTTGGKALKFYSSVRLDVRRIETLKDGTDAVGNRTRVKVVKNKVAPPFKQAEFDILYGQGISKEGSLIDMGVAEGFIRKSGSWFTYEGDQLGQGKENARKFLLENVDIRDEIEKKIKEKLGVGATVDADDIAPAPVEF